A window of Natrinema salifodinae contains these coding sequences:
- the argC gene encoding N-acetyl-gamma-glutamyl-phosphate reductase has protein sequence MAVGTETGADENAETVTASVIGGSGFTGGELLRLLAGHPNFEIAEVTSRSKAGKSVGSVHPPLRGSDLRFTEPDDLESVDVLFAATPHGVSMGQVDEFFDHADTVVDLSADFRLESEEQYDEWYDGHEAPEYLETAEYALPEINRENLAGAELIAGGGCNATATILGLYPLFEHDILNGSEQIVVDVKVGSSEGGAGGGEASSHPERSGVVRPYAPTGHRHEAEIEQFLDTSVSFTCHAVDMVRGASATNHVFPSSPVSKGDLWQAYRGCYEDEPFVRMAAGGSGVYRYPEPKAVAGTNLAEVGFELDPSNKRVVVFSAIDNMMKGSAGQAVHAANIALGLEETAGLEFTGLHPVGAP, from the coding sequence ATGGCGGTCGGCACCGAGACCGGCGCCGACGAGAACGCGGAAACGGTCACCGCAAGCGTCATCGGCGGCTCCGGATTCACGGGCGGCGAACTCCTGCGCCTGCTCGCGGGCCACCCGAACTTCGAGATCGCGGAGGTCACCAGCCGCTCGAAGGCCGGCAAGAGCGTCGGCTCCGTTCACCCGCCGCTTCGGGGGTCGGACCTACGCTTTACCGAACCCGACGATCTGGAGAGCGTCGACGTGCTCTTCGCCGCGACGCCCCACGGCGTCTCGATGGGTCAGGTCGACGAGTTCTTCGACCACGCCGACACCGTTGTCGACCTCTCGGCCGACTTCCGCCTCGAGAGCGAGGAGCAGTACGACGAGTGGTACGACGGCCACGAGGCACCGGAGTACCTCGAAACGGCCGAGTACGCGCTCCCCGAGATCAACCGCGAGAACCTCGCGGGCGCGGAACTGATCGCCGGCGGCGGCTGTAACGCCACCGCGACGATCCTCGGCCTGTACCCCCTCTTCGAGCACGACATCCTCAACGGCAGTGAGCAGATCGTCGTCGACGTGAAGGTCGGCTCCTCCGAAGGCGGTGCCGGTGGCGGCGAGGCCTCGAGCCACCCCGAGCGCTCGGGCGTGGTGCGCCCGTACGCGCCGACTGGCCACCGCCACGAGGCCGAGATCGAGCAGTTCCTCGATACCAGCGTCTCGTTCACTTGCCACGCCGTGGACATGGTCCGCGGCGCCAGCGCGACGAACCACGTCTTCCCGAGTTCGCCCGTCTCGAAGGGCGACCTGTGGCAGGCCTATCGCGGCTGCTACGAGGACGAGCCGTTCGTCCGGATGGCCGCCGGCGGCTCCGGCGTCTACCGCTACCCCGAACCAAAGGCGGTCGCCGGAACCAACCTGGCCGAGGTCGGCTTCGAACTCGACCCCTCGAACAAGCGCGTCGTCGTCTTCTCGGCGATCGACAACATGATGAAGGGCTCGGCCGGCCAGGCGGTCCACGCCGCGAACATCGCGCTGGGGTTAGAGGAGACGGCCGGACTCGAGTTTACGGGGCTCCACCCCGTGGGGGCGCCGTAA
- a CDS encoding acetylglutamate/acetylaminoadipate kinase, whose protein sequence is MTVVVKIGGARAVDPEGALADVASLVEDGEDVVLTHGGSTAVDETLEALGEEPTYVETPGGVVGRFTDERTMDVFKMVMPGKLNTDLVESLHNEGVDAVGLSGTDGKLLEGKRKSAVRVKEDGKKKIKRGDHSGTIESVNADLLETVLAGGYTPVVSVPVLGREKEGGYTAVNADADRAAAAIAGALGADLVVLTDVSGIYEDPDDESTKIESASTPAEFESVKDAAEGFMTKKVMAAEEALEGGAASVTVATANADAPITSALAGEGTTLEPGVLADENEDNEAETEAAE, encoded by the coding sequence ATGACGGTCGTAGTGAAAATCGGCGGCGCTCGCGCCGTCGACCCCGAGGGCGCGCTCGCGGACGTCGCGAGTTTGGTCGAGGACGGCGAGGACGTCGTACTCACCCACGGCGGCTCGACCGCCGTCGACGAGACCCTCGAAGCGCTCGGCGAAGAGCCGACCTACGTCGAGACGCCTGGCGGCGTCGTCGGTCGCTTCACCGACGAGCGCACGATGGACGTCTTCAAGATGGTCATGCCCGGCAAGCTCAACACCGATCTGGTGGAGAGCTTGCACAACGAGGGCGTCGACGCCGTCGGCCTCTCCGGCACGGACGGCAAGCTCCTCGAGGGCAAGCGCAAGTCCGCCGTCCGCGTGAAAGAGGACGGCAAGAAGAAGATCAAGCGCGGCGACCACTCGGGCACGATCGAGTCTGTCAACGCCGACCTGCTCGAGACCGTCCTCGCGGGCGGGTACACGCCCGTCGTCTCCGTCCCGGTGCTCGGGAGGGAGAAGGAGGGCGGCTACACGGCGGTCAACGCCGACGCCGACCGCGCGGCCGCCGCGATTGCCGGCGCGCTCGGGGCCGACCTGGTCGTCCTCACGGACGTCTCGGGGATCTACGAGGACCCCGACGACGAGTCGACGAAGATCGAGTCGGCGTCGACCCCCGCGGAGTTCGAGTCGGTCAAGGACGCCGCGGAAGGGTTCATGACGAAGAAAGTCATGGCCGCCGAGGAGGCCCTCGAAGGCGGCGCCGCCTCGGTCACCGTCGCGACCGCCAACGCCGACGCGCCGATCACGAGCGCGCTCGCGGGTGAGGGCACGACGCTCGAGCCAGGCGTGCTCGCGGACGAGAACGAAGACAACGAAGCGGAAACGGAGGCCGCAGAATGA
- a CDS encoding aspartate aminotransferase family protein, producing the protein MSDLDFVSGSKPIGIERGEGPFLYTADDTEYIDAGASFACTPLGHSHPAVVDAVQEQVGDLTFVDSSYPVEARENAYASFVASTPDGLESAWFCNSGTEANEAALKFARSATGESKIVAATRSFHGRTMGALAATWKDKYKKPYEPLAGDVEFVPYGDGEELAAAVDDETAAVILEPIQGEGGINVPPAGYLETARELTEEAGAALVLDEVQTGMGRTGSMWACQNAGVTPDVLTTAKGLGNGLPVGAVAVQDWIADGAASHNATFSGGPVVAAAVHATVSTLVEEEWPAHAAEIGDYLVTKLEAALGDAVREVRGEGLLVGIELKRGANRVARDLAMNHQILALPAGRTVLRLLPPLVIDEDEADRLIDALTAVIAPEAEANS; encoded by the coding sequence ATGAGCGACCTCGATTTCGTCTCCGGGAGCAAGCCCATCGGCATCGAGCGCGGCGAGGGACCGTTCCTCTACACCGCCGACGACACGGAGTACATAGACGCCGGCGCGAGTTTCGCGTGTACGCCGCTGGGACACTCCCATCCTGCAGTCGTCGATGCGGTACAGGAGCAGGTCGGCGACCTGACGTTCGTCGACTCATCCTATCCCGTCGAGGCACGTGAGAACGCCTACGCCTCGTTCGTCGCGTCGACGCCGGACGGACTCGAGTCCGCCTGGTTCTGTAACTCCGGCACCGAGGCCAACGAGGCTGCGCTGAAGTTCGCCCGGTCTGCGACCGGCGAGTCCAAGATCGTCGCGGCGACTCGCTCGTTCCACGGGCGGACGATGGGGGCGCTCGCAGCCACCTGGAAGGATAAGTACAAGAAGCCCTACGAACCCCTGGCCGGCGACGTGGAGTTCGTCCCCTACGGCGACGGCGAGGAACTCGCGGCCGCCGTGGACGACGAGACCGCGGCTGTGATCCTCGAGCCGATCCAGGGTGAGGGCGGGATCAACGTCCCGCCGGCGGGCTACCTCGAGACCGCCCGCGAACTGACCGAGGAGGCCGGCGCGGCCCTCGTCTTGGACGAGGTCCAGACCGGCATGGGCCGCACCGGTTCGATGTGGGCCTGCCAGAACGCGGGCGTCACGCCCGACGTGCTCACGACGGCGAAGGGGCTGGGCAACGGGCTGCCCGTCGGCGCGGTCGCGGTGCAAGACTGGATCGCCGACGGCGCGGCCTCGCACAACGCCACGTTCAGCGGCGGCCCCGTCGTCGCCGCGGCGGTCCACGCGACCGTCTCGACGCTGGTCGAGGAGGAATGGCCCGCCCACGCCGCCGAAATCGGCGACTACCTCGTGACCAAGCTCGAGGCGGCGCTGGGTGACGCGGTCCGCGAGGTCCGCGGCGAGGGCCTGCTCGTCGGCATCGAGTTGAAACGGGGGGCGAACCGCGTCGCCCGCGACCTGGCGATGAACCACCAGATCCTGGCGCTGCCCGCGGGCCGAACCGTGCTGCGTCTGCTGCCGCCGCTCGTGATCGATGAGGACGAAGCGGATCGACTCATAGACGCGCTAACGGCGGTCATCGCACCCGAGGCCGAGGCCAACTCATGA
- a CDS encoding [LysW]-lysine hydrolase: MNASVTDPADVSLEAARELLIDLVSIPSPSGEEAEAAERVVEFFDAHGREACIDEVGNVRAPADDAALLTSHIDTVPGQIPVEVDTADAEDEADDVAEAGDEILWGRGSVDATGPLAAMAVAAVRTGVSFVGVVREETSSAGARHLVADREAEPDAVVNGEPSGATGITLGYRGFLAGTYVATSESGHTSRPEPNAIQHGIAWWTGVESAFEQDEYTPVFERVTAKPVDIDGGPSEDGLSVETTLDVQLRIPPSLDAETVREAAEAELEVGTVSWDEPIPPVMESPRTEVARAFRAAIRKEGGDPRLLRKTGTSDMNLYAAAWDCPMVTYGPGNSALDHAPDERLSLPEYEQSIAVLERVATELRGGDDE, from the coding sequence ATGAACGCGAGCGTGACCGACCCGGCCGACGTATCGCTCGAGGCGGCCCGCGAGCTGCTGATCGACCTCGTCTCGATCCCCTCGCCCTCCGGCGAGGAAGCGGAAGCCGCCGAGCGGGTCGTCGAGTTCTTCGACGCCCACGGCCGCGAGGCTTGCATCGACGAGGTCGGCAACGTCCGCGCGCCGGCCGACGACGCCGCGTTGCTCACGTCCCATATCGACACCGTCCCCGGACAGATCCCGGTCGAGGTCGACACCGCGGACGCCGAGGACGAGGCCGACGACGTCGCCGAAGCGGGCGACGAAATCCTCTGGGGCCGGGGCAGCGTCGACGCGACCGGCCCGCTGGCCGCGATGGCCGTCGCGGCCGTCCGGACCGGCGTCTCCTTCGTCGGCGTCGTCCGCGAGGAGACGAGTTCGGCGGGCGCGCGCCACCTCGTGGCCGACCGCGAAGCCGAACCCGACGCCGTCGTCAACGGCGAGCCCAGCGGCGCGACGGGCATCACGCTCGGCTACCGGGGCTTTCTCGCCGGCACCTACGTCGCGACCAGCGAATCCGGCCACACCTCCCGGCCCGAACCCAACGCGATCCAACACGGGATCGCCTGGTGGACCGGCGTCGAGTCGGCGTTCGAGCAGGACGAGTACACGCCCGTCTTCGAGCGCGTGACCGCCAAGCCGGTCGACATCGACGGCGGCCCCAGCGAGGACGGCCTCTCCGTGGAGACGACCCTCGACGTCCAGTTGCGGATCCCGCCGTCGCTGGACGCCGAGACGGTCCGCGAGGCCGCCGAGGCAGAGCTCGAGGTCGGCACCGTCTCGTGGGACGAGCCGATCCCGCCGGTGATGGAGAGCCCGCGGACGGAGGTCGCCAGGGCGTTCCGGGCGGCGATCCGGAAGGAGGGCGGCGACCCCCGCCTCCTCCGGAAGACCGGCACCAGCGACATGAACCTCTACGCCGCCGCCTGGGACTGTCCGATGGTAACCTACGGGCCCGGCAACTCGGCGCTGGACCACGCGCCCGACGAGCGGCTCTCGCTGCCGGAGTACGAGCAATCGATCGCCGTCCTAGAGCGGGTCGCGACGGAGCTCCGCGGAGGCGATGACGAATGA
- the argF gene encoding ornithine carbamoyltransferase produces the protein MTTDSDPTHFLDIDDVSRDELSAILERASEYKRAQQAGEDHADLDGQTLGMIFQKPSTRTRVSFETGMTQLGGHAVFLGEDDIQLGRGEPLKDTSRTLSRYVDAVMARVFKHENIEVLAEYADVPVVNGLTDDAHPCQTLADLLTIREHEGGFEGVSAAWIGDGNNVAQSFALGAALTDLDLTIATPDGYEVDEDVLERSRDLGGDPTVTTDPVEAATDADVIYTDVWISMGQEDERDVRMNDFEGFQVCSDLLDHAPDASVMHCLPAHRGEEITDDVIEGDRSIVFDQAENRLHAQKALLSWLLE, from the coding sequence ATGACGACCGATTCCGATCCGACGCACTTCCTCGATATCGACGACGTGTCGCGCGACGAACTCTCCGCGATCCTCGAGCGGGCCAGCGAGTACAAGCGAGCCCAGCAGGCGGGCGAGGACCACGCCGACTTAGACGGGCAGACGCTCGGGATGATCTTCCAGAAGCCGAGCACGCGGACCCGCGTCTCCTTCGAGACGGGGATGACCCAGCTGGGCGGTCACGCCGTCTTCCTGGGCGAAGACGACATCCAGCTGGGCCGCGGCGAGCCGCTGAAGGACACCTCGCGGACGCTCTCGCGGTACGTCGACGCCGTGATGGCCCGCGTGTTCAAACACGAGAACATCGAGGTGCTCGCGGAGTACGCCGACGTGCCGGTCGTCAACGGCCTCACCGACGACGCCCACCCCTGCCAGACGCTCGCGGACCTGTTGACGATCCGCGAGCACGAGGGCGGGTTCGAGGGCGTCTCGGCGGCCTGGATCGGCGACGGCAACAACGTCGCCCAGTCGTTCGCGCTCGGCGCCGCGCTGACCGACCTCGATCTGACGATCGCGACGCCCGACGGATACGAGGTCGATGAGGATGTCCTCGAGCGCTCCAGGGACCTCGGCGGCGATCCGACGGTCACGACCGACCCCGTCGAGGCGGCCACCGACGCCGACGTCATCTACACGGACGTCTGGATCTCCATGGGACAGGAGGACGAGCGCGACGTCCGGATGAACGACTTCGAGGGGTTCCAGGTCTGCTCGGACCTCCTCGACCACGCCCCCGACGCCTCGGTGATGCACTGTCTGCCGGCCCACCGCGGCGAGGAGATCACCGACGACGTCATCGAGGGCGACCGCTCGATCGTCTTCGACCAGGCCGAAAACCGGCTCCACGCCCAGAAGGCGCTGTTGAGTTGGTTACTGGAATAG
- a CDS encoding helix-turn-helix domain-containing protein, with protein MADSPQHRLGELMEASNPAFEEVMSCVFGIEDHETRAYLGLCERPGSTIEELAAALDRDRSTVTRSLSTLRDRGLVRRDRRLLDGGGYVYQYTALELPAAKELLHEALDAWTATVHDVIDEFDGTER; from the coding sequence ATGGCTGACTCCCCTCAACACCGTCTCGGGGAACTGATGGAAGCATCGAATCCGGCGTTCGAGGAGGTGATGAGCTGCGTATTCGGGATCGAAGACCACGAGACGCGCGCGTATCTCGGGCTCTGCGAGCGGCCGGGCAGTACGATCGAGGAACTGGCCGCGGCGCTCGACCGCGACCGGAGCACGGTCACCCGTTCGCTGTCGACGCTACGCGATCGCGGACTCGTCCGCCGAGACCGACGCCTGCTGGACGGCGGCGGCTACGTCTATCAGTACACTGCCCTCGAACTCCCGGCGGCCAAGGAGTTGCTCCACGAGGCTCTGGACGCCTGGACGGCGACCGTCCACGACGTGATCGACGAGTTCGACGGCACGGAGCGGTGA
- the thrC gene encoding threonine synthase → MSLSLSADQPEAPADADDGAWLECIDCGATFAPFDDVRYTCDECDSLLEVRYADLPTFDDFEGNGQGVWRYADALPFDSGVSVQEGATPLYEVPRLEDEIGVEALRIKHEGMNPTGSFKDRGMTVGVKVAKELGVDRLACASTGNTSAALAAYGSRGGMETLVLLPAGKVAAGKIAQASLHGARILEVDGNFDACLDIVQELAAGGEAYLLNSLNPFRLEGQKTIGLEILEGFLADYDTVPDRIVLPVGNAGNTSALYKAFRELVQAGALDEADVPKLTGVQAEGAAPMVEAIENGADEVRRWDDVETRATAIRIGNPVNAPKALPGIRETDGTAVAVSDEEITEAQRDLASEGIGVEPASAASVAGLRKLRAEGIVDDDERVACLTTGHLLKDPDAAAAAGSDPEPVPADTEGVLEHLQE, encoded by the coding sequence ATGAGTCTCAGCCTCTCCGCTGATCAGCCGGAAGCGCCGGCCGACGCCGACGACGGCGCCTGGCTCGAGTGCATCGACTGCGGCGCGACGTTCGCACCCTTCGACGACGTCCGCTACACCTGCGACGAGTGCGACAGCCTACTCGAGGTCCGGTACGCCGACCTGCCGACGTTCGACGACTTCGAGGGCAACGGCCAGGGCGTCTGGCGCTACGCCGACGCCCTGCCGTTCGACTCCGGCGTCTCGGTTCAGGAGGGCGCGACGCCGCTGTACGAGGTCCCCCGGCTCGAGGACGAGATCGGCGTCGAGGCCTTGCGGATCAAACACGAGGGGATGAACCCAACCGGCTCGTTCAAGGACCGCGGCATGACCGTCGGCGTCAAGGTCGCGAAGGAACTCGGCGTCGACCGCCTGGCCTGCGCCTCGACGGGCAACACCAGCGCCGCGCTGGCCGCCTACGGCTCCCGCGGCGGGATGGAGACACTCGTGCTCCTCCCCGCGGGGAAGGTCGCCGCCGGCAAGATCGCCCAGGCGAGCCTCCACGGCGCGCGCATCCTCGAGGTCGACGGCAACTTCGACGCCTGCCTCGACATCGTCCAGGAACTCGCGGCCGGCGGCGAGGCCTACCTGCTGAACTCGCTGAACCCGTTCCGCCTCGAGGGCCAGAAGACGATCGGCCTCGAGATCCTCGAGGGCTTCCTCGCGGACTACGATACCGTGCCGGATCGGATCGTCCTGCCGGTTGGCAACGCCGGCAACACGTCGGCGCTGTACAAGGCCTTCCGCGAACTCGTCCAGGCGGGCGCGCTCGACGAGGCCGACGTGCCGAAGCTGACCGGCGTCCAGGCGGAGGGCGCGGCCCCGATGGTCGAAGCAATCGAGAACGGCGCCGACGAGGTCCGGCGCTGGGACGACGTGGAAACCCGTGCGACCGCGATCCGGATCGGCAATCCGGTCAACGCGCCAAAGGCCCTGCCCGGCATCCGCGAGACCGACGGCACCGCCGTCGCGGTCTCCGACGAGGAGATCACCGAAGCCCAGCGCGACCTGGCGAGCGAGGGGATCGGAGTCGAACCCGCTTCCGCCGCCTCCGTCGCCGGTCTACGGAAGCTCCGCGCCGAGGGCATCGTCGACGACGACGAGCGCGTCGCCTGCCTGACGACGGGCCACCTGCTCAAGGACCCCGACGCCGCGGCCGCCGCCGGCAGCGATCCCGAGCCCGTTCCGGCCGACACGGAAGGCGTGCTCGAACACCTGCAAGAGTGA